A genomic stretch from Spiroplasma endosymbiont of Clivina fossor includes:
- a CDS encoding transposase family protein: MKFKKNNQISDKNFLRLTGIKHTTFNKMLEILKIEELKKRFRRGRTNKLSLENRILMTLEYWREYRTYFHIAKSYDISESSCYRNIKWIEDTLIKHPNFQQLTGQKSLLKDYFKDKTVIIDVTESQIQRPKKDKNSTTQEKRKNTQ; encoded by the coding sequence ATGAAATTTAAAAAAAATAATCAAATAAGTGATAAAAATTTTTTAAGATTAACTGGTATTAAACATACTACTTTTAATAAAATGCTAGAAATTTTAAAAATAGAAGAATTAAAAAAGAGATTTCGTCGCGGAAGAACCAATAAATTATCATTAGAAAATCGTATTTTAATGACTTTAGAATATTGAAGAGAATATAGAACTTATTTTCATATTGCAAAAAGTTATGATATTAGTGAAAGTAGTTGTTATAGAAATATCAAATGAATTGAAGACACTTTAATAAAACACCCTAATTTTCAACAACTTACTGGTCAAAAATCACTATTAAAAGATTATTTCAAAGATAAGACTGTTATAATTGATGTAACTGAAAGCCAAATCCAACGCCCAAAAAAAGACAAAAACAGCACTACTCAGGAAAAAAGAAAAAACACACAATAA
- a CDS encoding IS256 family transposase, whose product MKKEPDATDKVVDYFLENIDNQQDLFKGNTIFQEFTKKLTERMLNTEIKDHLETDENHNKRNGNTQKTIITKNGSIAIDVPRDRNSTFEPVIIPKRQRRFDNFDQKVISLYAREMTISDIKAQLQEFYHGAEISESLISQITDDVIEEVKMWQTKPLEKIYPIVYFDCIVVKVKQDKRIINKAEYLALGINLDGLKDILGMWISENEGAKFWLNNLTEMKNRGLQDILVACSDNLTGMSDAIEAVFPKTQHQLCIVHQIRNSLKFVPYKDRKLVANDLKSIYTAINEEIALVALDHFSEKWNKKYPQITKSWKNNWNNLIIFLEYPQEFRKIIYTTNAIESVNSQLRKVIKNKKIFPNDASVFKIFYLAFQNMVKKWTMPIQNWGSAISHLMIKFEDRVNLS is encoded by the coding sequence ATAAAAAAAGAACCTGATGCAACTGATAAAGTTGTTGATTATTTTTTAGAAAATATTGATAATCAACAAGATTTATTTAAAGGCAATACTATTTTTCAGGAATTTACCAAAAAATTAACTGAACGAATGTTAAATACGGAAATTAAAGATCATCTTGAAACTGATGAGAATCATAATAAAAGAAATGGCAACACACAAAAAACCATTATTACTAAAAATGGTTCAATCGCAATTGATGTACCAAGAGATCGAAATAGTACTTTTGAACCAGTAATTATTCCGAAAAGACAAAGAAGATTTGATAACTTTGATCAAAAAGTAATTTCTTTATATGCAAGAGAAATGACAATTTCTGATATCAAAGCACAATTGCAAGAATTCTATCACGGAGCAGAAATTTCAGAAAGTTTAATTAGTCAAATAACTGATGATGTTATTGAAGAAGTTAAAATGTGACAAACTAAACCTTTAGAGAAGATTTATCCGATTGTTTATTTTGATTGTATTGTTGTTAAAGTAAAGCAAGATAAACGAATAATAAATAAAGCAGAATATCTTGCCTTAGGAATTAATTTAGATGGTTTAAAAGATATTTTAGGAATGTGAATTAGCGAGAATGAGGGAGCCAAATTTTGACTTAATAATCTTACGGAAATGAAAAATCGTGGCTTACAAGATATTCTTGTTGCTTGTAGCGATAATTTAACTGGAATGTCTGATGCAATAGAAGCTGTGTTCCCAAAAACACAGCACCAATTATGCATTGTTCATCAAATTCGTAATAGTTTAAAATTTGTCCCTTACAAAGATCGCAAACTTGTAGCTAATGATTTAAAATCAATTTATACAGCAATTAATGAAGAAATAGCGCTAGTTGCTTTAGATCATTTTTCTGAAAAATGAAATAAAAAGTATCCACAAATTACTAAATCATGAAAAAATAACTGAAATAATTTAATAATTTTTCTTGAATATCCTCAAGAATTTAGAAAGATTATTTACACAACTAATGCGATTGAATCTGTTAATAGTCAACTAAGAAAAGTCATTAAGAATAAAAAGATTTTTCCTAATGACGCATCAGTTTTTAAAATATTTTATTTAGCATTTCAAAATATGGTTAAGAAATGAACGATGCCAATTCAAAATTGGGGTAGTGCAATTTCACATTTAATGATAAAATTTGAGGACAGAGTGAATTTAAGTTAA
- a CDS encoding TIGR00282 family metallophosphoesterase, whose product MNILVIGDIYGQVGRSILEEYLESLRKDYQIDFVIVNGENISHGKSMIKEHYHFLKQINVDVITGGNHTFDKPDMLDLIVDNDHILRPLNSNPYHPGKGSSIFTVKDKKIRVTNLIGSAFMGSSQNAYLEMDTLLKEDDSDIHLVDCHAEASAEKIALAWNYDGEITALWGTHTHVQTNDARILPKGTGFITDIGMTGAYYSIIGANPTEVIYRQKNNLPIKFKPAIGEGQINGIVLFIDDITNKVIKIENININPHKEYPKVIK is encoded by the coding sequence ATGAATATTTTAGTTATTGGTGATATTTATGGTCAAGTTGGTCGTAGTATTTTAGAAGAATATTTAGAATCTTTAAGAAAAGATTATCAAATTGATTTTGTCATTGTTAATGGAGAAAATATTAGTCATGGAAAATCAATGATTAAAGAGCATTATCATTTTTTAAAGCAAATTAATGTTGATGTGATTACAGGTGGTAACCATACATTTGATAAGCCGGATATGTTAGATTTAATCGTTGATAATGATCATATTTTACGACCATTAAATAGTAATCCCTACCATCCTGGTAAAGGTTCTTCAATATTTACTGTTAAAGATAAGAAAATTCGCGTTACCAATTTAATTGGTAGTGCTTTTATGGGTTCATCACAAAATGCATATTTGGAAATGGATACACTCTTAAAAGAAGATGACAGTGATATTCACTTAGTTGATTGTCATGCGGAAGCAAGTGCTGAAAAAATTGCTTTAGCTTGAAATTATGATGGCGAGATTACAGCATTATGAGGAACACATACGCATGTACAAACTAATGATGCGAGAATTTTGCCAAAAGGAACCGGATTCATTACTGATATTGGAATGACGGGAGCTTATTATTCAATTATTGGTGCTAATCCAACAGAAGTTATTTATCGTCAGAAAAATAATTTGCCAATTAAATTTAAACCAGCAATTGGTGAGGGGCAAATTAATGGTATTGTTTTATTTATTGATGATATTACTAATAAAGTTATAAAAATTGAAAATATTAATATTAATCCACACAAAGAATATCCTAAGGTTATTAAATAA
- the ylxM gene encoding YlxM family DNA-binding protein — MWDLSKTNELNLLYDLYSKLLTPKQQKYFSLYLMENFSLQEIANELNVSRSAVHDAISKIINILNVYEEKMQLLVKDIRRKTLYAYYENETEANVGMLIAELRKID; from the coding sequence ATGTGAGATCTTAGTAAGACTAATGAATTAAATTTATTATATGATTTATATAGTAAGTTATTAACACCGAAACAGCAAAAATACTTTTCCCTTTATTTAATGGAAAATTTTTCATTACAAGAGATTGCTAATGAATTAAATGTTTCGCGTAGTGCTGTTCACGATGCGATTAGTAAGATAATTAATATCCTAAATGTTTATGAAGAAAAGATGCAGTTGTTAGTAAAAGATATTCGTCGAAAAACATTATATGCATATTATGAAAATGAAACGGAAGCAAATGTAGGAATGTTAATTGCTGAGTTAAGAAAAATTGATTAG
- the ftsY gene encoding signal recognition particle-docking protein FtsY has protein sequence MLKKLKDKILSKSSLKYEKGLNKSRKSFLQKLQILVTKHRVIDETYFEELENTLILADVGVKMALQIVNEIKNEVRINNIKDPEIINELIIDKMVAIYASNSFITTTLNVLDNQLNVILVVGVNGAGKTTSIAKLAYLLLQQNKKVLLVAGDTFRAGAVEQLSQWAKRLQVPIVVPSKEQQDPASVIYTGIKKGQELEVDVVLCDSAGRLQTKTNLMNELNKIYKVIQKVIIDAPHETLLVVDATTGQNGISQAQNFTEVAPVTGIILTKMDGSSKGGIILAIKESLNIPVKYIGLGEKLDDLEEFDLEQYIQGLTAKEVTSR, from the coding sequence ATGTTAAAAAAATTAAAAGATAAAATCTTATCTAAAAGCTCTTTAAAATATGAAAAAGGGTTGAATAAATCCCGAAAATCTTTTTTACAAAAATTACAGATTTTAGTTACTAAGCATCGTGTTATTGATGAAACATATTTTGAAGAATTAGAAAATACATTAATTTTAGCTGATGTTGGTGTTAAAATGGCATTGCAAATTGTTAATGAAATTAAAAATGAAGTTAGAATTAATAATATTAAGGATCCAGAAATAATTAATGAACTTATTATTGATAAGATGGTTGCTATTTATGCTAGTAATTCGTTTATTACAACGACTTTAAATGTTTTGGATAATCAATTAAATGTTATTTTGGTTGTTGGTGTTAATGGTGCTGGTAAAACAACATCAATTGCTAAATTAGCTTATTTGCTATTACAACAAAATAAAAAAGTTTTATTAGTAGCTGGGGATACTTTTAGAGCTGGTGCTGTTGAACAATTATCGCAATGAGCAAAACGCTTGCAAGTGCCAATTGTGGTGCCTAGTAAAGAGCAACAAGATCCTGCTAGTGTTATTTATACGGGTATTAAAAAAGGTCAAGAATTAGAAGTTGATGTTGTTCTTTGTGATAGTGCGGGCAGATTACAAACTAAAACTAATTTAATGAATGAATTAAATAAAATATATAAAGTTATTCAAAAGGTAATCATTGATGCCCCTCATGAAACATTATTAGTAGTTGATGCCACAACGGGACAAAATGGCATTTCCCAAGCACAAAATTTTACCGAAGTAGCACCAGTTACGGGGATTATTTTAACCAAGATGGATGGTTCTTCTAAGGGAGGAATTATTTTAGCGATTAAAGAAAGTTTAAATATTCCTGTAAAATATATTGGTCTTGGTGAAAAACTTGATGACTTGGAAGAATTTGATTTAGAACAATATATTCAAGGATTAACAGCAAAAGAAGTTACGAGTAGATAG
- the mnmA gene encoding tRNA 2-thiouridine(34) synthase MnmA: protein MKGRVVIGMSGGVDSSIAAYLLKQQGYDVIGLFMRNWDSLVNNDILGNKSINDAICPMQVDYLDAKKVAEQLNIDLYRINFVEEYWQYVFTYFLEEYKKGRTPNPDILCNKYIKFSAFLNYALEKLNADYIAMGHYAKVKYNDETKKYELLKAKDETKDQTYFLSQLNQEQLAKTIFPLGDIKKVEVRQLAKKLNLVIANKKDSTGICFIGKRNFKQFLQNYIPAQVGNIVDIKSNKIIGTHQGIMYYTIGQRKGIDLSGMNNRYFVVGKDYHQKILFVASGSDKEWLWANGCLVIDVNWINNSLPLLNLPITAKFRYQQISYDVKLLLLDNNCVNVVIAIKVRALTPGQVAVFYQGDVCLGSGVIDQVFNDDKLLNYL, encoded by the coding sequence ATGAAAGGACGAGTTGTTATTGGTATGAGTGGGGGAGTGGATTCTTCCATTGCGGCATATTTATTAAAACAACAAGGATATGATGTTATTGGATTATTTATGCGTAATTGAGATTCATTAGTAAATAATGATATTTTAGGAAATAAATCGATTAACGATGCTATTTGTCCAATGCAAGTTGATTATTTAGATGCTAAAAAAGTTGCTGAACAATTAAATATTGATTTATATCGTATTAATTTTGTTGAGGAATATTGACAATATGTATTTACTTATTTTTTAGAAGAATATAAAAAAGGGCGCACCCCTAATCCTGATATTTTATGTAATAAATATATTAAATTTTCTGCTTTTTTAAATTATGCATTGGAAAAGTTAAATGCTGATTATATTGCTATGGGGCATTATGCTAAAGTTAAATATAATGATGAAACAAAAAAATATGAATTATTAAAAGCAAAAGATGAAACAAAAGATCAAACTTATTTTTTATCACAATTAAATCAAGAACAGTTAGCAAAAACTATTTTTCCTTTAGGCGATATTAAAAAAGTAGAGGTTAGGCAATTAGCTAAGAAATTAAACTTAGTAATAGCTAATAAAAAAGATTCAACAGGAATTTGTTTTATTGGTAAAAGGAATTTTAAACAATTTTTACAAAATTATATTCCTGCCCAAGTTGGTAATATTGTTGATATTAAAAGTAATAAAATTATTGGAACGCATCAAGGGATTATGTATTATACGATTGGTCAAAGAAAAGGCATTGATTTATCAGGAATGAATAATCGTTATTTTGTTGTTGGTAAAGATTATCATCAAAAAATTCTTTTTGTTGCTAGTGGCAGTGATAAGGAATGATTATGAGCTAATGGTTGTTTAGTTATTGATGTTAACTGAATTAATAATTCTTTACCATTATTAAATTTACCGATTACAGCAAAGTTTCGTTATCAACAAATTTCTTATGATGTCAAATTATTATTATTAGATAATAATTGTGTTAATGTTGTTATTGCAATTAAGGTAAGAGCTCTTACTCCAGGACAAGTTGCAGTATTTTATCAAGGTGATGTTTGTTTAGGTAGTGGAGTAATTGATCAAGTATTTAATGATGATAAATTATTAAATTATTTATAA
- a CDS encoding transposase family protein gives MKTQVIIEKDSKKIISSDFSYGKNHDFKILKDSKIKFLPETTVLVDLGYQGIQKINHNVLIPKRKSKKNPLNKEEKQNNERISKMRIVIENVFAILKKFKIISEKYRNRRKRFALRFNLIASIYNLQLLV, from the coding sequence ATAAAAACACAAGTTATAATTGAAAAAGATAGTAAAAAAATTATTAGTTCTGATTTTTCTTATGGTAAAAACCATGACTTTAAAATTTTAAAAGATTCAAAAATTAAATTTTTACCAGAAACAACTGTTTTAGTGGATTTAGGTTATCAAGGCATACAAAAAATTAATCATAATGTTTTAATTCCTAAAAGAAAATCAAAGAAAAACCCTTTAAATAAAGAAGAAAAGCAAAATAATGAGCGAATTTCAAAAATGAGAATTGTTATTGAAAATGTTTTTGCTATACTTAAAAAATTTAAAATTATTAGTGAAAAATATCGAAATCGTAGAAAAAGATTTGCTTTAAGATTTAATTTAATAGCTTCAATTTATAATTTACAACTATTAGTTTAA
- a CDS encoding UPF0236 family transposase-like protein, protein MLKINNNVKTLENKHWFSLFATHKNMYTNKCEQLANEYEKLDEYLYKYHYRLKQGYKVVHFALRTIITIFGDVTFKRRRYKYWNQKSGKFEYVCLLDKEIGLLPKQRIYFDVQFKVLNLLGDGKRYRDVLDALNHCYISKASISSILNKYDIAEYFQLAEKETKTKIDVKNKDLYIRLLAKLIW, encoded by the coding sequence ATGTTAAAAATTAATAATAATGTAAAAACCTTAGAAAACAAGCATTGATTCAGTTTATTCGCAACCCATAAAAATATGTACACTAACAAATGCGAACAATTAGCTAATGAATATGAAAAATTAGATGAATACTTATATAAATATCATTATCGGTTAAAACAAGGTTATAAAGTAGTTCATTTTGCTTTAAGAACAATTATTACAATTTTTGGTGATGTTACTTTTAAACGACGCCGATATAAATATTGAAATCAAAAATCAGGTAAATTTGAATATGTATGTTTGTTAGATAAAGAAATTGGTTTATTGCCCAAACAACGCATTTATTTTGATGTCCAATTTAAAGTTTTAAATCTTTTGGGCGATGGTAAACGATATCGCGATGTTTTAGATGCTCTAAATCATTGTTATATTTCAAAAGCTAGTATTTCAAGCATTTTAAATAAATATGATATTGCTGAATATTTCCAACTAGCAGAAAAAGAAACTAAAACTAAAATTGATGTCAAAAATAAGGATTTATATATTAGACTTCTTGCAAAATTAATATGATAA
- a CDS encoding ankyrin repeat domain-containing protein: MKKLLELLGTITIASSAMLTVIAAAPNRKHSIKKRQNNEDISTTPKPQDEQQALTITPDNQIEIIDKLNDKDIILTLNENYSESIEKMLQELINEKYIDPLRSINMGGLISAELDNKTIISKLEELESKMTDWIKEQKNNKEKILILTLKKKKDETKNNDEDKEIKLVIRLENFYVLGFINNQNQYFDFKDEKLKQINDLKNKITKLGERTKQNATKYDKLQKDLAKSKIIQNINKAIIEKYYFQENNFNLDYTADYNEEGLDVIIREQAKDTGKDIPISQKTLKDAVANLADYTHDSTKTEEETQTIKDDLVRLIFVTSETMRFQCDGKTLEIYAKFKNDKELTDEEIDKLKKESNLKQEKRKELKNKFKNIIEENLGKKSNIIQLIKNDKWGEISGEIKNNKLIQEQELITILNDIKNFDEENDEIKNKLEIAELNKIINKSKNILSDVQKILQENGKIVYWKEYTTQLRGDGKEFGGWKEYSKIVNKFRIKIWEQLIKMKKLNDFIFNEKEDLINNLLDKILEIKDNEQEIKKVLIPWFDKKAKANNDLKNIKNDFVNEVKNFIKVQMNPLNLKILNNLSSDFTNEQNIIKKQQEIFPEINQNFKTKNDIEKLDQEVKTEITNIINNISSNNTSLLCWSITQNNLDIAKLLLMLNSNLEVINGYWANLSPLHYGSYLGNIEIVKELLKYPNINFNILDNNGNGKNTPLNYAIIMNNIEIVKELLTNQNSKNKIEVNPMVEDDLSPLHYAAFFGYTEIIKLLLASGSNTNAKYVNNTPLNIATNNGHVEAQNLLKKFNELNQKIIKDKELLKNLSEKLTPEQKQELEKRIKERIKNTKKELKTLLQPTYDVPADNSCLFWSVSTSYLLPVRNNNEEFRNRFIQLFGEENLKYLLHIQKLLQQYDLEDNRNLNQLWYQDQTANNLVINFFRNRVVDYIQSNLDTIPNRNGELTFRNLIQDNNDIDTNYLEIMRQPSTWGGTPEIIAMSNLLNANISVNNNGSYQPVNQNANNNNIAISYVELKKGSGVHNHYNFALTPEEERTNHPVAINDNQGNVPVVDTTNRQDNLPITTPKSDAKTIKLPVDVHGQHPAILSNNNDDASNRGNNIINSQISTTTKAINKYNALSKEEKLKKLNEINRYYQTLSENDKKSFKEKLTNTGLAALSGGTLTAYGTKMTVSSTATTSAANAEVIEMTPLLSTSTTEGLAAAETITVAETAAVEGGIIAGETGTAAALAPETLGLSLVIGGLAIAGTWMYFAFHHHATSDIAFPTSIHHNVYDNIEKWYKFLAHDKLKIKINKTTWNEIKQNKNSPANIIKIIKNKFVINDHSGWGGSVTNEDFNTFVKVIVLHFEQINGYFEILDNENDGFVIITNTEGDWLGIE, encoded by the coding sequence ATGAAAAAACTTTTAGAATTACTAGGAACAATTACTATTGCTAGTAGTGCCATGCTAACAGTAATTGCGGCTGCACCTAATCGAAAACACAGTATAAAAAAAAGACAAAATAACGAAGATATTTCAACTACCCCAAAACCACAAGATGAACAACAAGCTTTAACAATTACGCCAGATAATCAAATTGAAATAATTGATAAATTAAATGATAAAGACATTATTTTAACTTTAAATGAAAATTATTCTGAAAGTATTGAAAAAATGTTACAGGAACTTATTAATGAAAAATATATTGATCCATTAAGAAGTATCAATATGGGTGGCCTTATAAGCGCAGAACTTGATAATAAAACAATTATTTCTAAATTAGAAGAATTAGAATCAAAAATGACTGATTGAATTAAAGAACAAAAAAATAACAAAGAAAAAATATTAATATTAACCTTAAAAAAGAAAAAAGATGAAACTAAAAATAATGATGAAGATAAGGAAATAAAACTAGTAATTAGATTAGAAAATTTTTATGTCCTAGGATTTATTAACAATCAAAATCAATATTTTGATTTTAAAGATGAAAAATTAAAACAAATTAATGATTTAAAAAATAAAATTACTAAATTAGGTGAAAGAACTAAACAGAACGCAACAAAATATGATAAACTTCAAAAAGATCTTGCAAAATCAAAAATTATTCAAAATATAAATAAAGCAATAATTGAAAAATATTATTTTCAAGAAAATAATTTTAATTTAGATTATACAGCGGATTATAACGAAGAAGGTTTAGATGTTATAATAAGAGAACAAGCAAAAGATACAGGAAAAGATATTCCTATTTCGCAAAAGACTTTAAAAGATGCCGTTGCAAATTTAGCAGATTATACTCACGATTCAACAAAAACAGAAGAAGAAACTCAAACAATAAAAGATGATTTAGTGAGATTGATTTTTGTTACAAGTGAAACCATGCGTTTTCAATGTGATGGAAAAACTTTAGAAATTTATGCAAAATTTAAAAATGATAAAGAATTAACAGACGAAGAAATTGATAAATTAAAAAAAGAAAGCAATCTTAAACAAGAGAAAAGAAAAGAATTAAAAAATAAATTTAAAAATATTATTGAAGAAAATTTAGGAAAAAAATCAAATATAATTCAACTTATAAAAAACGATAAGTGGGGTGAAATAAGTGGTGAAATTAAAAATAATAAATTAATTCAAGAACAAGAACTAATTACTATTCTTAATGATATTAAAAATTTTGATGAAGAAAATGATGAAATAAAAAATAAATTGGAAATAGCAGAATTAAACAAAATAATCAATAAAAGTAAGAATATTCTATCTGATGTTCAAAAAATATTACAAGAAAATGGAAAAATAGTTTATTGAAAAGAATATACAACACAATTAAGAGGTGATGGAAAAGAATTTGGTGGGTGAAAAGAATATTCAAAAATTGTTAATAAATTTAGAATAAAAATTTGAGAACAATTAATAAAAATGAAAAAATTAAATGATTTTATTTTTAATGAAAAAGAAGATCTTATAAATAATTTATTAGATAAAATTTTAGAAATCAAAGATAATGAACAAGAAATAAAAAAAGTATTAATACCATGATTTGATAAAAAAGCAAAAGCAAATAATGATCTTAAAAATATAAAAAATGATTTTGTAAATGAAGTAAAAAATTTCATAAAAGTTCAAATGAATCCCTTAAATTTAAAAATATTAAATAATTTATCTTCTGATTTTACAAATGAACAAAATATAATTAAAAAACAACAAGAAATTTTTCCAGAAATAAATCAAAATTTCAAAACCAAAAATGATATAGAAAAATTAGATCAAGAAGTTAAAACAGAAATTACTAATATTATTAATAATATTAGTAGTAATAATACTAGTCTTTTATGTTGATCTATTACTCAAAATAATTTAGATATTGCTAAATTATTACTTATGTTAAATTCAAATTTAGAAGTAATAAATGGTTATTGGGCTAATTTATCACCCTTACATTATGGATCCTATTTAGGTAATATAGAGATTGTTAAAGAATTATTAAAATATCCCAATATTAATTTTAATATTCTAGATAATAATGGAAATGGGAAAAATACACCTTTGAATTATGCAATTATAATGAATAATATAGAGATTGTTAAAGAATTATTAACAAATCAAAATAGTAAAAATAAAATTGAAGTTAATCCAATGGTTGAAGATGATTTGTCGCCATTACATTATGCAGCATTTTTTGGTTATACAGAAATTATTAAATTATTACTTGCTAGTGGTTCTAATACTAATGCTAAGTATGTTAATAATACACCTTTAAATATTGCAACAAATAATGGTCATGTAGAAGCACAAAATCTTTTAAAAAAATTTAATGAATTAAATCAAAAAATAATAAAAGATAAAGAGTTACTAAAAAACTTATCAGAAAAATTAACACCAGAGCAAAAACAAGAATTAGAAAAAAGAATTAAAGAAAGAATTAAAAACACAAAAAAAGAATTAAAAACATTATTACAACCAACATATGATGTACCAGCGGATAATAGTTGTTTGTTTTGGTCGGTATCAACATCTTACTTATTGCCAGTGAGAAATAATAATGAAGAATTTAGAAACCGATTTATCCAATTATTTGGTGAAGAAAATTTAAAATATTTATTACATATTCAAAAATTACTACAACAATATGATTTAGAAGATAATAGAAATCTAAATCAATTATGATATCAAGATCAAACAGCAAATAATTTAGTTATAAATTTCTTTCGTAATCGCGTTGTTGATTATATACAATCAAATTTAGATACAATTCCAAATCGCAATGGCGAATTAACATTTAGAAACCTTATTCAAGATAATAATGATATTGATACTAATTACTTAGAAATAATGCGACAACCTTCAACATGAGGGGGGACACCAGAAATAATAGCAATGAGTAATCTTTTAAATGCTAATATTAGTGTAAATAATAATGGTTCTTATCAACCAGTTAATCAAAATGCAAATAATAATAACATAGCGATATCGTATGTTGAACTTAAAAAAGGTTCTGGTGTCCATAATCATTATAATTTTGCTTTAACACCAGAAGAAGAACGAACAAATCATCCTGTTGCTATTAATGACAATCAGGGAAATGTTCCTGTAGTTGACACAACAAATAGACAAGATAATTTACCAATAACAACCCCAAAATCAGATGCAAAGACAATTAAATTACCAGTTGATGTTCATGGTCAACACCCTGCAATTTTGTCTAACAATAATGATGATGCTTCTAATCGTGGTAATAATATTATCAATTCACAAATATCAACAACTACAAAGGCAATAAATAAATATAACGCTCTTTCAAAAGAAGAAAAATTAAAAAAATTAAATGAAATTAATCGTTATTATCAAACATTATCTGAAAATGATAAAAAAAGTTTTAAAGAAAAATTAACAAATACTGGATTAGCGGCTTTAAGCGGGGGTACATTAACAGCTTATGGAACCAAAATGACTGTTAGTAGTACCGCTACTACTAGTGCCGCAAATGCAGAAGTAATTGAAATGACTCCGCTCTTATCAACAAGTACAACAGAAGGTTTAGCCGCCGCAGAAACAATTACTGTTGCCGAAACAGCAGCAGTTGAAGGTGGAATTATAGCTGGAGAAACCGGTACTGCTGCTGCTCTGGCTCCGGAAACTCTAGGGCTATCCTTAGTAATTGGAGGATTAGCAATTGCAGGAACATGAATGTATTTTGCTTTTCATCATCATGCAACATCTGATATTGCGTTCCCAACCTCAATTCATCATAATGTTTATGATAACATTGAAAAATGATATAAATTTCTAGCCCATGATAAATTAAAAATTAAAATTAACAAAACCACATGAAATGAAATCAAACAAAATAAAAATTCACCAGCAAACATTATAAAAATTATTAAAAATAAATTTGTTATAAATGACCATTCTGGTTGAGGCGGAAGTGTCACAAATGAAGATTTCAACACTTTTGTAAAAGTAATAGTACTTCATTTCGAACAAATAAATGGTTATTTTGAAATATTAGATAATGAAAATGATGGTTTTGTCATTATAACCAACACTGAAGGCGATTGACTAGGAATAGAATAA